In Malus sylvestris chromosome 16, drMalSylv7.2, whole genome shotgun sequence, the following are encoded in one genomic region:
- the LOC126606255 gene encoding uncharacterized protein LOC126606255, translating to MRLGTWNIGTLTGKSMEVVEVMVRRRINIMCLQETKWVGRKAKDLENLGFKLWYSGTNRTRNGVGIIVDKTLTQDVVDVKRVGDRIMAIKIVIGQELINVISAYAPQVGLDMSSKEKFWEDLGDLVQGIAQTEKLFIGGDLNGHVGRETGNYGGFHGGHGFGERNEDGEAILDFAMAYDLFLANTFFKKREEHVITYKSGSSKTQIDFLLMRKGDRITCKDCKFIPGESVANQHRLLVMDVHIKRVRKKNKTWKCPRTRWWNLKEEKQAIFKEKVITQCVWDREGEANQMWDSMASCIRKVAKEVLGESKGFAPHQKESWWWNEEVQAKVKAKKECCKALYKDRTDENGERYRKAKQEAKKAVREAKLAAYDDMYKRLDTKEGELDIYKLARAREKKTRDLNQVRCIKDEDGKVLATENAVKDRWKGYFHNLFNEGHERSASLGELSNSEECRNYSFYRRIRKE from the coding sequence gatctagaaaacttagggtttaaactatggtattcgggcacaaatagaacgagaaacggtgttggcatcatcgtggacaagaccttgacacaagatgttgtagatgtcaagagggtaggagatagaatcatggcaatcaagattgtaataggacaagaacttatcaatgtgattagtgcgtacgcacctcaagtagggttggatatgagttcgaaggagaaattttgggaagaccttggagacttggtgcaaggaattgctcagacggagaagttatttataggaggagatttaaatggacacgtgggcagggagacaggcaactatggaggttttcatggtggccatggttttggggagagaaacgaggatggggaagctatcttggattttgcaatggcatatgatctcttcttagccaacacattctttaagaagagagaagaacatgtgatcacctacaagagtgggtcgtcaaaaacacaaatagattttcttctaatgaggaaaggggatcgtataacttgtaaggattgcaaattTATACCAGGAGaaagcgtggctaatcaacatcgcttgttggtgatggatgtacatatcaaaagagtgagaaaaaagaacaagacttggaagtgcccaaggactagatggtggaatctaaaagaagaaaaacaagccattttcaaagagaaagtaatcacccagtgtgtgtgggatagagagggggaagctaaccaaatgtgggattccatggctagttgtatccgaaaagtagcaaaagaggtattaggagagtccaagggctttgccccacaccaaaaggaatcttggtggtggaatgaggaggtacaagcaaaggtgaaggctaagaaggaatgttgtaaagccttatacaaggataggaccgatgaaaatggtgaaaggtatagaaaagcgaagcaagaggcgaagaaagctgtgagagaagctaagctagcggcttatgacgatatgtataagcgactagataccaaagaaggagagttggatatctataaactagctagagcaagggaaaagaagacaagggacctaaaccaagtgaggtgcatcaaggatgaggatggaaaggttcttgctacagagaacgcggttaaagacagatggaaaggttattttcataatcttttcaatgaaggacatgaaaggagtgcttctttaggggagttgagtaactcagaagagtgtagaaactactctttttatcgtagaatccggaaggaataa